In a genomic window of Shouchella clausii:
- a CDS encoding PTS sugar transporter subunit IIA, producing the protein MITEKQIHLHSSASTQEGVFQAIADLAVENGIAVDNASVVAGLKERESLSTTGFQDGFAIPHTQSDSITRPAIIIVRTETGIEWESFDGKPAFFFISLLVPHGEAGTTHLQALAALSRALMDDESRQAFLTAQSSKQLAHLIKNAIQGDE; encoded by the coding sequence ATGATTACAGAAAAGCAAATTCATTTGCACTCAAGCGCATCAACACAGGAAGGCGTTTTTCAGGCGATTGCAGATTTGGCTGTGGAAAATGGCATTGCGGTAGACAACGCTAGTGTTGTTGCTGGATTAAAAGAACGGGAGTCCTTAAGTACAACGGGCTTCCAAGATGGTTTTGCGATTCCACATACACAGTCTGACTCGATTACAAGACCAGCAATTATAATCGTCCGCACGGAAACAGGAATTGAGTGGGAATCATTTGATGGGAAGCCAGCATTCTTTTTTATTTCATTGCTCGTGCCACATGGAGAAGCAGGAACAACGCATTTGCAGGCGTTAGCGGCTCTGTCTCGGGCTTTAATGGATGATGAGTCGCGCCAAGCGTTCCTTACTGCGCAATCTAGTAAGCAACTTGCACATTTAATTAAAAATGCCATCCAAGGAGATGAGTAA
- a CDS encoding DUF2294 domain-containing protein — MIGDTNENKKILAHLYNDVSKEMFGVGTTLLKVSISGALVTIQAKHKRAARSTALEGEVPSLKMEVDFHLSLLYKRKLAEQLATYFHDPIEVVLRDYDAKTQWAFTNILFSTS, encoded by the coding sequence ATGATAGGCGATACAAACGAAAATAAAAAAATATTGGCTCATCTATATAATGATGTTTCAAAAGAAATGTTCGGCGTTGGCACAACTTTATTAAAGGTTTCCATCTCCGGGGCACTTGTAACAATTCAAGCGAAGCATAAACGGGCAGCCCGTTCTACCGCGCTTGAAGGAGAAGTGCCTTCTTTAAAAATGGAAGTCGATTTTCATCTTTCCCTTCTCTATAAACGGAAACTTGCAGAACAATTAGCGACGTACTTCCACGACCCGATCGAGGTTGTGCTGCGTGATTATGATGCAAAAACGCAATGGGCTTTTACAAACATTCTTTTTTCCACTTCGTAA
- the tlp gene encoding small acid-soluble spore protein Tlp, protein MAKRDDRSNNPERIENIIGNTLQNMDEARDYAKAHSEELSEEEKQEIEQKNERREQSIDGLRQELKDEVNDQENNS, encoded by the coding sequence ATGGCAAAAAGAGATGACCGCTCCAATAACCCAGAAAGAATTGAAAATATAATCGGCAACACGCTGCAAAACATGGATGAGGCGAGGGATTATGCCAAAGCTCATTCAGAGGAGCTAAGTGAGGAAGAAAAACAGGAGATTGAGCAAAAAAATGAACGCCGTGAGCAAAGCATCGACGGCTTACGCCAAGAATTAAAAGACGAAGTCAATGACCAAGAGAACAACAGCTAA
- a CDS encoding PTS fructose transporter subunit IIC, whose amino-acid sequence MAKVKIVAATGCPTGIAHTFMAAEALKKAAKNMDVEIKVETHGQAGIENALTKEEIEAADGVIVAADKDVNTERFHGKRLVDVPVAKALRGAEELIQQIIDKSAPVYRAKGGVLPEEATGEDNQPTGKKNIGRSLYKSLMNGVSHMLPFVVGGGVLIAISFLFGIYSADPNHESYNAFAAFLNKVGGLSFSVMVPILAAFIAEAIGKRSGMVAGFIGGLLAVESGAGFLGGIIAGFAAGYLIVLLQYLFKKLPRSLDGLKTIFLFPVLGIFLIGAVMYPLMSPVAALNEAMMAFLASVQSSSPLLLGLIVGAMCAFDMGGPVNKAAYVTGTLLLSEGNLYFMAGVSAACIAPPLITAFAVLFFGKYFNKEERNSGMVNFILGSTHITEGAIPFAAKNPIVVLPILMVGSAIAAIMTYMFGVQVPAPHGGFLVLPVVTGAVKWVIAILTGSVIGGVLFGLYRKKIANGKPIEG is encoded by the coding sequence ATGGCAAAAGTAAAGATTGTCGCTGCAACGGGCTGTCCGACAGGCATTGCTCATACTTTTATGGCAGCGGAAGCGCTGAAAAAAGCAGCGAAAAACATGGACGTGGAGATCAAAGTTGAAACGCATGGCCAAGCGGGAATCGAAAATGCGTTAACAAAAGAAGAAATTGAAGCGGCAGACGGTGTCATTGTCGCTGCCGACAAAGATGTCAATACGGAACGCTTTCATGGCAAGCGGCTTGTTGATGTCCCAGTAGCGAAGGCATTGCGAGGCGCCGAAGAACTAATCCAACAAATTATTGATAAAAGCGCGCCGGTTTATCGAGCCAAAGGTGGAGTGCTGCCAGAAGAAGCGACTGGCGAAGACAATCAGCCAACTGGCAAAAAGAACATTGGTCGTTCACTTTATAAGTCACTGATGAATGGTGTTTCCCACATGCTGCCATTTGTAGTTGGCGGCGGCGTGTTGATCGCAATTTCCTTTTTGTTCGGCATTTATTCTGCTGATCCGAACCATGAATCTTACAATGCATTTGCGGCATTTCTGAATAAGGTTGGCGGCTTGAGTTTTAGTGTTATGGTACCAATATTAGCCGCATTTATTGCCGAAGCGATCGGCAAACGTTCTGGTATGGTTGCCGGTTTTATCGGCGGTTTGCTCGCGGTCGAATCGGGGGCAGGTTTTCTTGGCGGCATCATTGCTGGTTTTGCCGCTGGCTATTTAATTGTCCTGTTGCAATACCTATTCAAAAAATTACCTCGTTCATTAGACGGACTTAAAACAATCTTCCTTTTTCCGGTGCTTGGCATCTTTCTAATTGGCGCGGTCATGTATCCATTGATGTCGCCAGTCGCCGCTCTAAACGAAGCAATGATGGCGTTTTTAGCTTCCGTTCAATCATCAAGTCCGCTGCTGCTCGGCTTAATCGTAGGCGCTATGTGCGCATTTGACATGGGCGGGCCTGTCAACAAAGCCGCATACGTAACAGGGACATTGTTGCTATCTGAAGGAAATTTGTACTTCATGGCTGGCGTGTCCGCTGCGTGTATAGCGCCACCGCTTATCACTGCATTTGCGGTCTTGTTCTTTGGAAAGTACTTCAATAAAGAAGAGCGAAACTCAGGAATGGTGAACTTTATTTTAGGATCCACCCATATTACAGAAGGGGCGATTCCGTTTGCTGCCAAAAACCCGATTGTCGTCTTGCCGATTTTGATGGTTGGTTCAGCGATTGCAGCAATCATGACATATATGTTTGGCGTGCAAGTGCCAGCACCCCATGGAGGCTTTCTTGTACTGCCAGTTGTGACTGGAGCGGTTAAGTGGGTGATAGCAATTTTAACAGGGTCGGTTATTGGCGGGGTCTTGTTCGGGCTATACCGTAAAAAAATAGCTAATGGAAAACCAATCGAAGGGTAA
- the pfkB gene encoding 1-phosphofructokinase produces MIYTCTMNTAIDLYVQLEKLMPDKVNRTIDEDYQPNGKGVNVSIMLKRYGIESVATGFIAGFTGQFIQDSLQKLNIKTDFVHVDGITRINVFMNADKEYKIVNQGPSISKEKQRLLIEKIGQMEAGSTLIVSGSLPVGVSEGILAEIGAICQMNGVHYVLDTSISSLDAVLATQPYLLKPNEEELAGFFQVQHPLSEKELVYYGYELIKRGAKQVLISRGKDGSIYLNKDTCLFATSPKGKVLNTACAGDALLATFIGHIQQGTPVEDALAKATATGASTAFSKGLSDLKDVPMLLDQVQITRRGFTWQK; encoded by the coding sequence ATGATTTATACATGCACGATGAACACAGCAATCGACTTATATGTACAGTTGGAAAAGCTTATGCCCGACAAAGTCAACCGCACGATTGATGAAGACTACCAGCCAAATGGCAAAGGCGTCAATGTGTCGATCATGCTAAAACGCTATGGAATTGAAAGCGTCGCCACAGGCTTTATAGCTGGTTTTACAGGGCAATTTATTCAGGACTCCTTACAGAAGCTAAACATTAAGACTGACTTTGTGCACGTTGACGGCATTACACGGATTAACGTGTTTATGAATGCAGACAAGGAATACAAAATAGTCAATCAAGGGCCGTCCATTAGTAAAGAAAAGCAACGCTTGCTAATAGAAAAAATTGGCCAAATGGAAGCAGGCAGTACGTTGATTGTTTCAGGAAGTTTGCCTGTAGGCGTGTCAGAAGGCATTCTCGCCGAGATTGGCGCCATTTGTCAAATGAACGGCGTCCATTATGTCCTTGATACAAGCATTTCTTCTTTAGACGCCGTGTTGGCGACTCAACCTTATTTATTGAAGCCAAATGAAGAAGAGTTAGCAGGTTTCTTTCAAGTGCAACATCCATTGAGTGAAAAAGAGCTTGTCTACTACGGCTATGAATTGATAAAGCGTGGAGCAAAGCAAGTACTCATTTCTCGCGGAAAAGACGGCAGCATTTATTTGAATAAGGACACTTGCTTGTTTGCGACGTCTCCTAAAGGCAAAGTATTGAACACGGCTTGTGCTGGCGATGCTTTGTTGGCCACGTTCATTGGCCATATCCAGCAAGGCACACCTGTGGAAGACGCACTAGCGAAAGCAACAGCAACAGGGGCTTCTACTGCCTTTTCAAAAGGGTTAAGCGATTTAAAAGATGTTCCAATGCTTCTCGATCAAGTACAAATCACGCGGAGGGGATTCACATGGCAAAAGTAA
- a CDS encoding ABC transporter substrate-binding protein, which translates to MKKHLSCLFVITSSLVAVSACSSSGDGNEKPTDLVISTWGFAEDFFKEEVYKPFEEEYNVNIVVDIGNNAERLNKIRQGTANVDVVYLSDYYAQQGIEEGLFAEIDRSNIENIDNLYDIAKAPLGEEYGPAYTIGQFGIAYNPEQTKGPIESWSDLWDDSLAGNLTIPSITSTTGPMFLDAASIVAGQEEFNADAAFAAIADLKGNIVKEYDKSSDFVNMFTQGEIAAGPFMEMYFHDLQAAVPEAEFVTPTEGGYAVMNTVNVVKDSDNKELAEAFINWHLSKEVQEASAKAKVDSPVNIDVELSEQEAEGVTYGEETIEALNLLDMEYVNSESAEWIDRWNKEIAN; encoded by the coding sequence ATGAAAAAACATCTTTCTTGCTTATTTGTAATCACGTCAAGCTTGGTCGCTGTTAGCGCATGCTCCAGTTCAGGGGACGGTAACGAAAAACCAACAGACCTTGTCATTTCCACTTGGGGATTTGCAGAGGATTTTTTTAAGGAAGAAGTTTACAAGCCATTTGAAGAAGAATACAACGTTAATATTGTCGTCGATATCGGCAACAACGCAGAACGCCTTAACAAAATCCGCCAAGGAACTGCTAATGTAGATGTCGTTTATTTGTCCGATTATTACGCCCAGCAAGGCATCGAGGAAGGTTTATTTGCTGAAATCGATCGCAGCAACATCGAAAATATTGACAACCTCTATGATATAGCGAAAGCCCCTCTTGGCGAAGAATACGGACCAGCCTACACGATTGGCCAATTCGGGATTGCTTACAATCCTGAACAAACGAAAGGCCCAATCGAAAGCTGGAGCGACTTATGGGATGACTCTCTTGCAGGCAATTTAACGATTCCTTCTATTACATCGACAACAGGGCCAATGTTTTTAGATGCAGCTTCCATCGTAGCAGGACAGGAAGAATTCAATGCCGATGCAGCATTTGCAGCCATTGCCGACCTGAAAGGAAATATTGTTAAAGAGTATGATAAATCATCCGACTTCGTCAACATGTTTACCCAAGGCGAGATTGCTGCTGGGCCATTTATGGAAATGTATTTTCATGATTTGCAAGCCGCTGTCCCTGAAGCTGAGTTCGTTACCCCGACAGAAGGTGGCTACGCAGTCATGAATACAGTCAATGTCGTTAAAGACAGTGACAACAAAGAATTAGCGGAAGCTTTTATCAATTGGCATTTGAGCAAAGAAGTCCAGGAAGCGTCTGCTAAAGCGAAAGTCGACTCCCCTGTGAACATCGATGTTGAGTTGTCTGAACAGGAAGCGGAAGGCGTCACTTATGGGGAAGAAACGATTGAGGCGCTAAACCTCCTTGACATGGAATACGTAAACAGCGAATCAGCCGAATGGATTGACCGCTGGAATAAAGAAATTGCCAACTAA
- a CDS encoding 3-oxoacyl-[acyl-carrier-protein] synthase III C-terminal domain-containing protein, producing MLNAKILGSGKAVGSTVMKNDELEKEMSLPKGWMEKASGVQSRYYIDPSRNESALTLGVAAAKQAIEESGLALEDIDCIIGANGSPLQAIPCAASLYQRELGLEESGVPCFDVDTTCYSFPLALFVASNLINNAVYKHILIISSDTPSKTLDQSEKEVRTIFGDGAAAFVVTSSKGDSKINQFLLKTYSSGADFTCVKGGGTLRPPNDPATMPNDNRFQMEGRKVYKAAVRYLPSFLEEFFLNSISKEEYKFIIPHQTSKKGITIFEKFGFKREQIGDHLATHGNCIAASIPMLFHDLLSTRKIDRGDNILLFGTSAGLSLGALSLTY from the coding sequence ATGTTAAATGCCAAAATCTTAGGCTCTGGCAAAGCTGTCGGTTCAACCGTAATGAAAAATGACGAACTTGAAAAGGAAATGTCATTGCCAAAAGGGTGGATGGAGAAAGCTTCAGGCGTGCAATCTCGTTATTACATTGATCCTAGCAGAAATGAATCAGCCTTAACACTGGGGGTAGCTGCCGCGAAACAGGCCATTGAGGAAAGTGGCCTTGCGTTAGAGGACATTGATTGTATTATCGGTGCAAACGGCTCTCCTTTACAAGCGATTCCATGTGCTGCAAGTCTATACCAACGCGAACTAGGTTTAGAAGAATCTGGTGTTCCATGCTTTGACGTCGACACTACATGCTACAGCTTTCCACTTGCTTTGTTTGTTGCTTCAAACTTAATCAACAACGCAGTTTATAAACATATCCTCATCATTAGTTCAGACACCCCGAGTAAAACATTAGACCAATCCGAAAAAGAAGTGCGGACCATTTTTGGTGATGGGGCGGCAGCGTTCGTCGTTACATCCTCAAAAGGCGATTCAAAAATTAATCAATTCCTGTTGAAAACATATAGCAGTGGTGCAGATTTTACTTGCGTCAAAGGTGGTGGAACGCTTCGTCCCCCTAATGATCCAGCAACGATGCCAAATGATAATCGATTCCAGATGGAAGGCAGAAAAGTCTATAAAGCTGCTGTCAGATACCTTCCTTCATTTTTAGAGGAGTTCTTTTTAAATTCGATTAGTAAAGAAGAGTATAAATTCATTATTCCACACCAAACATCCAAAAAAGGGATTACAATATTTGAGAAATTCGGCTTTAAACGAGAACAAATTGGCGACCACCTTGCTACGCATGGCAATTGCATCGCCGCTTCAATTCCTATGCTTTTTCACGACCTGCTTTCAACACGTAAAATTGACCGAGGTGACAACATCCTTTTATTCGGAACTTCGGCAGGGCTATCACTCGGTGCTTTATCACTTACGTATTAA
- a CDS encoding universal stress protein codes for MYRRILVGVDGSNQSDHAFSKALSIAGECRATLIIGHVLDIRNFPNEHMLYAGELWDEWKGKADAMLARYKGQAEAAGIKTEIAFASGNPRIQVAKTLTKEHGADLLVTSATGRNRIERFFTGSVAEASIRHAPCDYLMVKDYETASPYYKTILVGVDGSDQAEDALSEAAWLAKPYEAALTIVYVEPIGIYTGGAMAAAPLSYEDNNRLEAERMLTSYKQKAEESGVSTVKTEYLHGNPRVKLSTDLPESLQADLLVCGATGTNTVTRLMIGSVAEAAMRHAPCDVLMVKRDNSR; via the coding sequence ATGTATAGACGAATTCTTGTTGGTGTCGATGGATCGAACCAGTCTGATCACGCTTTTTCGAAAGCGCTTTCCATCGCCGGAGAATGTAGGGCAACACTCATCATCGGCCATGTTTTGGACATTCGCAATTTTCCCAATGAGCATATGCTTTATGCAGGAGAGTTGTGGGATGAGTGGAAAGGCAAGGCCGACGCCATGCTTGCTCGTTATAAAGGACAAGCAGAGGCAGCAGGCATCAAAACGGAAATCGCGTTTGCCTCAGGGAATCCGCGCATTCAAGTCGCAAAAACATTGACAAAGGAGCATGGAGCTGATTTACTCGTTACGTCAGCGACAGGGCGGAACCGAATTGAACGTTTTTTTACCGGCAGCGTCGCTGAAGCGTCCATTCGTCATGCGCCTTGTGACTACTTGATGGTCAAAGACTATGAAACGGCTTCTCCTTACTATAAGACGATTCTTGTCGGCGTGGATGGCTCCGATCAAGCAGAAGACGCTTTGTCGGAAGCGGCATGGTTGGCCAAACCATATGAGGCAGCACTTACGATTGTTTATGTGGAGCCGATTGGCATTTATACAGGAGGAGCGATGGCCGCCGCCCCGCTATCCTATGAAGATAACAATCGACTAGAAGCTGAGCGCATGTTGACATCATATAAACAAAAGGCAGAGGAGTCTGGGGTTTCGACAGTAAAAACGGAATACTTGCATGGGAACCCCCGTGTCAAACTTTCCACCGATCTACCGGAATCGCTTCAAGCGGATTTGCTCGTTTGCGGCGCAACGGGAACAAATACGGTCACCCGCCTGATGATTGGTAGTGTAGCAGAGGCAGCGATGCGCCATGCGCCATGCGATGTGCTAATGGTGAAGCGGGACAACAGCCGTTAG
- a CDS encoding TetR/AcrR family transcriptional regulator yields MKNDDNSPSITEAFQLFLDSLNESKKKTAKQEQIIQAAAKLFAEKGYEASSTADIAKQAGVAEVTLFRNFKSKSNLLYHILAPVFIELGSKKYLETIQEIFRSPEPNNAKETLTMAFRDRLEQLAQNQSIIKVLFREAYSQDEIKKAIVTNITTPAMESTKSFIRQKQEQGEFKDMDESVIANLFFYIIFGYIFYHQVLGEGLQPKHGDEPEKLIDIILEGIATTK; encoded by the coding sequence ATGAAAAACGACGACAATAGCCCATCAATAACTGAAGCATTTCAGCTTTTCTTAGATTCGCTAAATGAATCGAAGAAAAAAACAGCAAAACAAGAACAAATTATCCAAGCAGCTGCCAAGCTATTCGCAGAAAAGGGGTATGAGGCTAGTTCAACTGCTGATATCGCTAAACAAGCTGGCGTTGCCGAAGTAACATTATTCCGTAACTTCAAGTCAAAATCAAATCTGTTGTACCATATTTTAGCACCTGTTTTTATTGAACTTGGTTCAAAAAAATATCTGGAAACGATCCAAGAAATTTTCCGTTCACCCGAGCCAAATAATGCGAAAGAAACATTGACAATGGCTTTTCGAGACAGGCTGGAACAGCTCGCCCAAAACCAATCCATTATAAAAGTCCTCTTTCGAGAAGCTTATTCACAGGACGAGATTAAAAAAGCAATTGTAACGAACATCACTACTCCTGCGATGGAATCGACAAAATCATTTATTAGGCAAAAACAAGAACAAGGTGAGTTTAAGGACATGGATGAGTCTGTTATTGCCAACTTATTTTTTTATATTATCTTCGGCTATATCTTTTACCACCAAGTTCTTGGCGAAGGGCTTCAACCTAAACACGGGGATGAACCTGAAAAATTGATTGACATTATTTTGGAGGGAATTGCTACCACCAAGTAA
- a CDS encoding MurR/RpiR family transcriptional regulator, protein MSKPLFNIPYNTFERLSDTERYLLTYIHDHLDEIATMSIVTLSERAAVSTATVVRLMKKIGFKGYTSFKYKLEQDKQMVDKEGSLSDIGNEIKQALQKNEEEVRRTIQLQSIGQIEDAVQKMHDAKKIYIFARGFSQMIAKEMAVKLQVLDKTCEMHDDPNIIRIKSQKMHHDTDLAIFISLNGETKELVEACQNLSIRQVTTITLTTKVNSTLNKLSDMTLIGYKSEHSLIPDYEVRSRLSLNVIARVLLDAYVIRTKESVKPPH, encoded by the coding sequence ATGAGCAAACCGTTATTTAACATTCCTTATAATACATTTGAACGACTTAGCGACACAGAGCGTTATTTGTTAACCTACATTCATGACCATCTAGATGAAATTGCGACGATGTCGATTGTTACATTAAGCGAACGGGCAGCAGTCTCTACTGCCACCGTTGTCCGGCTGATGAAGAAGATTGGTTTTAAAGGCTATACGTCGTTTAAATACAAGCTAGAACAAGATAAGCAAATGGTAGACAAAGAAGGAAGTTTGAGCGATATTGGCAACGAAATAAAGCAAGCGCTGCAAAAAAACGAAGAGGAAGTGCGCCGTACCATTCAGCTGCAAAGCATTGGCCAAATTGAGGACGCGGTGCAAAAAATGCATGACGCCAAAAAGATTTACATCTTTGCCCGTGGCTTTTCGCAAATGATTGCAAAAGAGATGGCCGTTAAGTTGCAAGTCCTTGACAAAACGTGTGAGATGCATGATGATCCGAATATTATCCGCATCAAATCGCAAAAAATGCATCATGATACGGACTTGGCGATTTTTATTTCATTAAACGGTGAGACGAAAGAACTTGTGGAAGCTTGCCAAAACTTGAGCATCCGCCAAGTGACGACCATTACGTTAACGACCAAAGTGAACTCGACACTGAATAAGTTGTCTGATATGACGTTGATCGGATACAAAAGTGAACACTCGTTAATTCCAGATTATGAAGTTCGCTCACGCCTTTCCTTAAATGTGATTGCGAGAGTGCTCCTTGACGCCTATGTCATCCGTACAAAAGAATCTGTAAAGCCGCCCCATTGA
- a CDS encoding class II fructose-bisphosphate aldolase, whose protein sequence is MGIVSTTSMLKRAKANKHGVVAFNVHSFDSIFWVLEAAADLRSPVILQTTVGTVKALGAKNIVEVAQVASEHFQVPTGLHLDHCTDYQVIKEAIRAGYSSVMIDASMYPFEENVARTNEVMALAQSLEVNVEAELGKVGGVEEDIVVAEEDAKKAVPEECRRFVELTGVPTLAPAIGTAHGIYKGKPNIDFNRIARIAELVDVPLVLHGGSAVPDEDVRRCVSLGMAKVNVSTELKNAYSAAIREHFASHPNSLDPRAYLQKAREAAIEMAKAKIKLVGSEDTVVPAFA, encoded by the coding sequence TTGGGAATTGTATCGACTACATCAATGCTAAAAAGAGCAAAAGCAAATAAACATGGGGTGGTAGCATTTAACGTCCACTCTTTCGACAGCATTTTTTGGGTGCTGGAAGCTGCGGCAGATTTGAGATCACCGGTTATTTTGCAAACAACGGTTGGCACTGTAAAAGCGCTTGGCGCCAAAAACATTGTGGAAGTTGCCCAAGTCGCATCTGAGCATTTTCAAGTGCCAACGGGCTTACATTTAGACCACTGTACGGATTACCAAGTAATTAAAGAAGCAATCCGGGCAGGCTATTCTTCGGTTATGATCGATGCTTCCATGTACCCGTTTGAAGAGAATGTGGCCCGTACAAATGAGGTCATGGCTCTTGCCCAATCGCTAGAGGTAAATGTTGAAGCAGAACTCGGCAAAGTTGGCGGTGTGGAAGAGGATATTGTCGTTGCTGAAGAGGATGCCAAAAAGGCGGTGCCCGAGGAATGTAGACGGTTTGTTGAGTTGACAGGCGTACCAACGCTTGCACCGGCGATCGGAACAGCCCACGGCATTTACAAAGGCAAACCAAATATTGATTTTAACCGGATTGCCCGTATTGCTGAACTAGTTGACGTACCACTAGTGCTCCACGGAGGTTCCGCTGTCCCTGATGAGGATGTTCGCCGCTGCGTTTCATTAGGAATGGCGAAAGTCAACGTATCAACCGAATTAAAAAATGCTTACTCTGCTGCGATCCGTGAACATTTTGCCTCTCATCCAAATAGCCTTGACCCCCGCGCCTATTTGCAAAAAGCAAGAGAGGCTGCTATCGAAATGGCAAAAGCAAAAATCAAATTGGTAGGAAGCGAAGATACGGTTGTCCCAGCGTTTGCTTAA
- a CDS encoding phosphatidylglycerophosphatase A family protein, giving the protein MIHKITIELALEALEDRGVTIEEIMDLVYELQSTYVPDLTKEMCRPHVMKVLAKREVQNALLTGIELDRLAEQGKLSSPLQEIVQSDEGLYGIDEIVALSIVNIYGSIGLTNFGYVDKIKPGILGKLNKHKGGKCHTFLDDIVGAIAAAASSRLAHSREGAGVRD; this is encoded by the coding sequence ATGATACATAAAATCACAATTGAATTAGCGTTGGAAGCATTAGAAGATCGAGGGGTTACGATTGAAGAAATTATGGATCTTGTTTATGAATTGCAAAGCACGTATGTTCCAGACTTGACGAAGGAAATGTGCCGGCCGCATGTAATGAAAGTGCTGGCTAAGCGAGAAGTGCAAAATGCGTTATTAACAGGAATCGAGCTTGACCGCCTCGCCGAACAAGGCAAGCTTAGCTCCCCTCTTCAAGAAATTGTGCAATCAGATGAAGGCCTTTATGGCATTGATGAAATTGTTGCCCTTTCGATCGTTAACATTTATGGCTCAATTGGGCTGACGAACTTTGGCTATGTCGATAAAATCAAACCTGGCATTCTTGGTAAGTTAAACAAACATAAAGGCGGGAAATGCCATACATTCCTTGATGATATTGTCGGCGCGATCGCTGCCGCTGCTTCCAGCCGGCTCGCCCATTCCCGAGAAGGTGCAGGCGTAAGAGATTGA
- a CDS encoding DUF2087 domain-containing protein, which yields MKISQEEKENIIRHFIGKDGRLKTIPAKFKKKLILLEHMLIGLEENVVYEEREINAHIQSFHDDFATIRRAWVDTGFMERKEGRYTLVSPAKRPAFFIETN from the coding sequence ATGAAAATCAGCCAAGAAGAGAAGGAAAACATCATCCGTCATTTTATAGGAAAAGATGGCCGCTTAAAGACGATACCGGCTAAATTCAAGAAAAAGCTCATTCTTTTAGAACATATGTTAATAGGTTTAGAGGAGAATGTCGTTTATGAAGAACGGGAGATTAACGCTCATATTCAGTCTTTTCATGATGACTTTGCCACGATCCGTAGAGCATGGGTAGATACGGGATTTATGGAAAGAAAAGAGGGGCGCTATACACTTGTGTCGCCAGCGAAGCGGCCAGCTTTTTTTATTGAAACTAATTAG